The Anomaloglossus baeobatrachus isolate aAnoBae1 chromosome 7, aAnoBae1.hap1, whole genome shotgun sequence sequence TTATCATGTAACATGATGTTTTATCCATTATTTTGTTAATATATTGTACATATAATATGTATATTAAGCTTGGGGTACTCTATCCTCAGACTAGTTGTTGGTCAGTCAAGGAGGAGTATATACATAGCAATGAAATATGAGCCATAAATAAGAAGTATTACTTTGAAACGCTTTGGAAAGTAGATGGACTTGTTTTTTATAACTGCATATTCTGAATATagctagggttttttttatttccttaCCAGAATTGGCTATGAGCTGGATGAACTAGAGTCTATCTATATTCTCAGCATGCTTGCATTGATACACTGCACAGCCACCTGGCAGTCAAAGTGCCGGGGCGTACTTACAGCCCCCACTAACAGAATAGTGAGCGATTGTAAAGCCCTTACCGGCCACTCTGGTGGCTGATCTGTCCCTGGTTCCTGcacaccacacaggcctcctgggagtgcTCTGAGATGGCCCTCACCTTTTCTTAATGTGCCAAAACACCCTAACCAGGAAGTTCCTGTAAGCCTATGGCTAAGAGTCATTGGATATCTAGGGCACCCTCCTGttaagggaggtgcctgcacaTTGTGGTCTATACCTAAAGATGCGTTGCTAGTTGTGGAGGTCCCTTACTTATGTGCTGCTGAGTTACTTTACTCTTGACTGTTTCATAGTCCTAGCTGCCACTACTGCATCTTATCCTATcggctaagggtggctttacacgctgcgacatcgctagccgatgctagcgatggcgagcgtgatagcacccgcccctatcgttatgccgatatgtggagatcgctgccgtagcgaacattatcactacggcagcgtcacacgtacttacctgctcggcgacgtcgctgtgaccggcgatccgcctcctttctaagagggcgtttcgctcggcgtcacagcgacgtcactaagcgaccgcccaatcaaagtggaggggcggagatgagcgggacgaacataccacccacctccttccttcctcattgctggcgtgtggcaggtaaggagaggttcctcgttcctgcggcgtcacacgtagtgatatgtgctgccgcagggacgaggatcaacttcgccccagcgacagcagcgataattgggaatggacccccatgtcaacgaggagcgattttggacgtttttgcaacgatccaaaattgctcctaggagtcacacacaacgacatcgctacagcagccAGATGTGCGTAACAAAATACGAGATCGGTGTAgccatctcgtagcgtgtaaagcccgctttagtctgctaCACTGGCCATTGCTGCATCATCCCGTATCGGCCGAGCCTGCCTCATCAGAGACTGCCAGGGTCcttacccctggggtcagctgtcgcGGTACCGAATCTCCTTGAGTGGTGTCTGGTTTCTACCTGCAGCACAACActgaccatcagaggctctggtgaaacctggtgagaaccatagtcaagcccctcagGTATTCTATTTTGCTGTGAGGATCCACTCTCCATTCACACCCAGGAGCATTACAGAGATGACTGTAgccacgtacagttaggtccagaaatatttggacagtgacacaattttcgcgagttgggctctgcatgccaccacattggatttgaaatgaaacctctacaacagaattcaagtgcagattgtaacgtttaatttgaaggtttgaacaaaaatatctgatagaaattgtaggaattgtacacatttctttacaaacactccacattttaggaggtcaaaagtaattggacaaataaaccaaacccaaaaaaaaatttttagtttcaatattttgttgcgaatcctttggaggcaatcactgccttaagtctggaacccatggacatcaccaaacgctgggtttcctccttcttaatgctttgccaggcctttacagctgcagccttcaggtcttgcttgtttgtgggtctttccgtcttaagtctggatttgagcaagtgaaatgcatgctcaattgggttaagatctggtgattgacttggccattgcagaatgttccacttttttgcactcatgaactcctgggtagctttggctgtatgcttggggtcattgtccatctgtactatgaagcgccgtccgatcaactttgcggcatttggctgaatctgggctgaaagtatatcccggtacacttcagaattcatcgggctactcttgtctgctgttatgtcatcaataaacacaagtgacccagtgccattgaaagccatgcatgtccatgccatcacgttgcctccaccatgttttacagaggatgtggtgtgccttggatcatgtgccgttccctttcttctccaaacttttttcttcccatcattctggtagaggttgatcttggtctcatctgtccatagaatacttttccagaactgagctggcttcatgaggtgtttttcagcaaatttaactctggcctgtctatttttggaattgatgaatggtttgcatctagatgtgaaccctttgtatttactttcatggagtcttctctttactgttgacttagagacagatacacctacttcactgagcgtgttctggacttcagttgaagttgtgaaagtatgcggcgatcatccaccactgttgtcatccgtggacgcccaggcctttttgagttcccaagctcaccagtcaattccctttttctcagaatgtacccgactgttgattttgctactccaagcatgtctgatatctctctgatggatttttttcttttttttcagcctcaggatgttctgcttcacctcaattgagagttccttagaccgcatgttgtctggtcacagcaacagcttccaaatgcaaaaccacacacctgtaatcaaccccagaccttttaactacttcattgattacaggttgatgagggagacgccttcagagttaattgcagcccttagagtcccttgtccaattacttttggtcccttgaaaaagaggaggctatgcattacagagctatgattcctaaaccctttctccgatttggatgtgaaaactctcatattgcagctgggagtgtgcactttcagcccatattatatatataattgtatttctgaacatgtttttgtaaacagctaaaataacaaaacttgtgtcactgtccaaatatttctggacctaactgtaggtacacTTGTATGACTAAGCAGTTTCTGGTaggaaaaaagttaattttctccggttactggactttccggtgccaactgttctccaaaactaagttggTACACCCTTttgcaataccctgcgaccgggtctccgactcctctggtcccagaccaccatctgcgacctaatcAAAGtcacccagggagctccaactccctcagctcctcactctctgagggctactcttaACTGACTATATCCCTCCCACcgctctgcctgacccctaggcgggtggcccttttccagctagaccacccactggtgtgccgcctgacagagtgtggtgtgaggtgtggttaggatttgagtgctgatggaagcaataccagtgtgtaggaacccagaaccatggagggtgagttctacaCCATGAGAGACAGAGGTGCAGTTCCctctgacaccctgatagagtcagggggggGTCACACACCTACACCTAACTGCCAGACCTTAAGAAGAACCCCAATGCTTGTTTTGCATCATTATTACTAGTTAATAGTGCTGCTTCTTCAGAGGGAGGTTTATTTTTGGCCTAAAGTTTTGAGACTGGCACAGTTGTGGTCTTCACAAAGTTTGCTGATTCAGCAGTATTTAGATCTTTTAGTCAGCTGTTTCTATGGTCAGTGAAGAATTATCAGGATTTCATACGTTTTTAAACCTATTGACATACGTTAATATAAGGACTCAATATTTACAGTATTCACCCTTAGGGGTTctgcacacacagcgagctcgctgctgagatcgctgctgagtcacgctttttgtgacgcagcagtgacctcattagcgatctcgctgtgtgtgacactgagcagcgatctggcccctgctgtgagatcgctgctcgttacacacagccctggttcgtttttttattgttgctctcccgctgtgacgcacagatcgctgtgtgtgacagctagaGATTGACGAAATGAAggaagcagagagcaggagccggcatctggcagctgcggtaagctgtaaccacggtaaacatcgggtaaccaaggtaattaacccaatgtgcactgtaggtaggagagcagggagccagcgctaagcagtgtgcgcggctccctgcacatgtagcgacgttatgatcgctgctgcgtcgctgtgtttgacaactaagcagcaatcataacagcgacttacaaggtcactgttacgtcacagaaaatggtgacgtaacagcgacgtcgttgtcgctatgtgtgaacccagctttagttttCAAGACTTCTGCCCTTTGTCCTGTATATTAGCCTCTGAGCAAGATCCTGTTTGATGACAAGACATTCTTTTCTAGTCAGTACTTGTTTATCATAATTTGGGTTTTTGTTCGTCTGCCTGGTTTTTGGGGATTGACCTCAGATTCTCCTTGGGATTGAGATCtagggagtttcctggccatgtcAATGGTTTTGTTCCCTGTTATCACTTTTGTTTTTAACATGGTCTCCGTCATGCTGGAAAAACAAAGTTCATCACCAAATTGCTTCTGAATCGCTGGGAGACGTTGTTCTTATAGGATGTTTAGAGATCATTCTTTATTCCTGGCAGTGTTCTTGGGGAAAACTGAGAGGGCCCCTCCATGGATGAAAGGTAACCTCACCATATGAGTGATCTAAGGATGTCTTACAGTTGGCATGACATAGAACTTATGGTATATCTCACCTTCTCTTTTCCGAACAATCCTTCTTTCAAATGTCGCAGTCTGAAAAGGGCTATAACCGTGccccctgcagtgactgacagccaaCACAACattagagccagctgtcagtcactgcgggggtCATGGATTACAGCCGCCGCTCTCTGTACACAGAGCAGTGACCGAACCTGCTTGCGCCAGCACCACCCCTGCGATTAAAACCCAAATGATGTCAGGAGGTGGCCAAAAGGGTCTTGCTTCTAATTGAGCTTCAGCCCTTGAGAAAGCCACATAGTGCTGGCGGCGATACGTGTGGGGCAGGTTTCTGCCCAAATTTTTGCTGTATAGGCCTCATGACTCAAATCACTATGGTTTAGCATCTTTACTGTCTCTTTATTTTGGGACAATTTTTAACCAGGCAGCGCAAGATCCAGGTCACACCAGCTTATCCAGGAACAGGTCTGgtacatttacagtcatatgaaaaagtttgggcacccctattaatgttaaccttttttctttataacaatttgggtttttgcaacagctatttcagtttcatatatctaataactgatggactgagtaatatttctggattgaaatgaggtttattgtactaacagaaaatgtgcaatccgcatttaaacaaaatttgaatggtgcaaaagtatgggcacctcaacataaaagtcacattaatattttgtagatcctctttttgcaaaaataacagcctctagttgcttcctgtagcttttaatgagttcctggatcctggatgaaggtatatttgaccattcctgtttacaaaacaattccagttcagttcagtttgatggtcgccgagcatggacagcacgcttcaaatcatcccacagattttcaatgatattcaggtctggggactggtatagccattccagaacattgtaattgttcctctgcatgaatgcctgagtagatttggagcgatgttttggatcattgtcttgctgaaatatccatcccctgcttaacttcaacttcgtcactgattcttgcacattgtcaagaatctgctgattctgagttgaatccatgcgaccctcaactttaacaagattcccggtgccggcattggccacacagctccaaagcatgatggaacctccaccaaattttactgtgggtagcaagtgcttttcttggaatgccgtgtttttttgcctccatgcattacgcctttttgtatgaccaaacaactcaatctttgtttcatcagtccacaagaccttcttccaaaatgtaactggcttgtccaaatgtgcttttgcatacctcaggcaactcggtttgtggcgtgcttgcagaaacggcttatttcgcatcactctaccatacagcttctccttgtgcaacatgcgctgtattgttgaccgatgcacattgacaccatctgcagcaagatgatgctgcaggtctttggaggtggtctgtggattgtccttgactgttccttACTTACttacttactatgttcctcacagtggaaactgacagtttaaatctctgagacaactttttgtatccttccactgaacaactatgtggaataatctttgttttcagatcatttgagagttgttttgaggagcccatgatgccactcttcataggagattcaaataggagaacaacttgcaagtggccaccttaaataccttttctcatgattggatacacctgcctatgaagttcaaacctcaatgaggttacaaaaccaatttagtgctttagtaagacagtaaaaagtagttagtgttcaaatcaagaaattgataagggtgcccatactttttcaccgttcaaattttgtttaaatgcggattgcacattttctgttagtacaataaacctcatttcaatctaaaaatattactcagtccatcagttattagatacatgaaactgatatagctgttgcaaaaacccaaattgttataaagaaaaaaggttaacattaataggggtgcccaaactttttcatatgactgtagtacgATACACAGTATTTGTATACTTATATATTGTGGTCTATTTTATTAGCTGTGTGACCAGGCATTAGCTTCTCAGTAGCCTTTGTTATCATATTGCTATCATATTTTTTATTTATCTATGCTAATCCCATTTGCATGTGTGACACTATAGAGTTCTATTTAGCCTCTTCATCCACATTTATTATGGATGGCTTAGGTGTTGACTGGTGGATACATGTTAGTcagttttttaaatgtttttaacgcattttggtgtttgtattttttGTGGTCCTTATCAATAAACATTTGCTGTTTTTACACATATATCTTTCTTCGTATTTATTCATTTGTGGTGATCCTGTATACAAGTATGAGCACATTTTTTCTCTTTTGCATTTATTGGAGTTATCTTTCCATATGGCCACAGTAAGCCATACACTACATAGAGCTCGCTTTTATGAAAGTGgctagcaaaaagaaaaaaaaaaaaaaaagttatttgcaGCCAAAAATTGAAAGCTTTTTTTGATTTtgtcaaaaacatgtggaagacttCATGAATATGTGGAATGTGGAGGCAGGTGttgtggtcagaggagaccaaaatttaactttttggccaccaagataaacactatagcgggctttacacgctacgatatcgttaatgaattatcatcagggtcacggtgtttgtgacgcacatccgtcgtcattaacaatatcgcagtgtgtgaccttaaacgatcgcaaaagcggtcaaaatactTTAccccggagaggtcgtcctgaaacaaaaaaaaatagttttctgcttattagcgatgttgttcgtcattcctgcggcaccacacatcggtgtgtgtgacaccgcaggacctacgaacatctccttacctgcctccactggcaattaaggacggaggttggcgggatgttatgtcccgctcatctctgcccctccgcttctattggacgtgtgacgacgcatgaaccacccccttagaaaggaggcggttcgccggccagagcgacgtcgcagggcaggtaagtgcgtgtgacggggttaagcaaggttgtgcaccacgggcagcgatttgcccgtgttgcacaacccacgggggcgggtacgatcgcttgcgatctcgctagcaagatcgcagcgtgtaaagcccgcttaaggctggcGCCAAACCAACACAACTaagcaccccaagaacaccatccccacagtgaaacatggtggcagcatcatgttgtggagatGTTTTTTTTGACAGCAGGAACAAGGAAAATGGTCTAAGTTGAGGTGAAGATGGATGATGCAAAATACAGGgacattcttgagcaaaaccttttTCAGTATGTCAGTGATTTAAGACTGGACACagattcatcttccaacaagacaatgactgctaaagcaacacttgagTGGTTTAATGGGAAatttgtaaatgtattggagtgaccTAGTGAAAGCCCAGAATTTAATCCaactgagaatctgtggtcagactagaAGATTGCTAACCATATAACttcaaggagctggagcagttttgctttGAGGAATGGTCAATAAGCCCAGTGGCAGGATGTGAAAAGCTCAGATTTAGCCAAAAGGGATGTGCAGCAAAAAGAGGGTCTACAAAGTACTGAGTTTAGTCTGGTGAATAGTTATGAACACTGGAGTTTTCCGTTTTGTCCTATTTGTTATTAGCTTCACAATAGAAAGACAACCAAatattcacagttgtaggcatgtgcTTTACATAAACTGGTGCAAACCCGCAGAAaaacagtgaaattccaggttgtgagaaaAATGCCAAGGGGTTGAataatttcgcaaggcactgtatgggtGATATCGGGTTATAAAGCAACACCTCTGTAAATCATTAAATATGAATGAAAAATCATCAATATGGTCTATTGAGATAAGAAAAAGGGCCagagcatagacattactggaaggAGACCACACACATTGTGCACGCAGAAGCAGAAATCCCCGTTCTCAGGAATGGTAGGTAATTCCCAACTATTGTTTTAGACATTTATAGTGTTTAAAACTGGATACAATGGCATAAGGGCTTTTCTTTCAAAAGCGTGAAATGTATTTTCAGACTGTTCGAATGGACTGTTCATTGTGCGGATCATTAGAAGATTCAGCCAGTAACATGAAAATACAAAGTGTATATTTACAACAAACATTTAATAAAGTTTTAATCTACAGATTTCCAAACAGCCGTCATCATTGTTCAATGGTGGCCGCCGGTTTTCTTGGGAGGAAAGAAAGCGTATTCTACACCAAGtgccaccacaaaagcagcaaagccCCATCTAAATCCTTTGAAGATAACTTGGTTTATGGTGATTGGTTTAGAAAATTCTCCCATGAATCGCCATGCTTCATTCCTGAAAAATAAAAGAATAGTATATTTACACACAAACACTCAGCCTTGTTTCTCAACTTCAGCCTGGGGTACCCCAAATGATTCTTCATTTGACGAGAGAATATCAGAGGGAAAGTTAATTACATCACATATGTAATAcaatgaaatcctgaaaacatggtgGTTCTTAAAAGGGGTTGATGGGCGCCATCCACATCCGCATCAGAAATGAGAGATCTTGATGATGTCTCGTCTCACTCATCTACCAAAATGCATGCGCGATGAGCAAGTATTGGTGGTTTAGGTGTCATGGCAGATGTGCGGGTGGTAACGTCATTGGCACCGCTCACTTGTAATGCGGAAGTGAGCAGCTCTGGACGGCGCTGGATAGGCCATTCACTGGAATTGAGAAATACAAGTTTACACTGTCTCTTATCTTACAATGATCCTTGAACAACAGGAACTATTTTTTGCAGTGACCCAAAAATGGCAAGTTTTTCTCCACTTACATGGACAATCAATGGTGGATGACGAGACAGTACTTTAAGGGTATAGGCCACTCTTTGAAGCCGTTCTCTGTAGCTGAAAAAGTGATGTTGTTAaaaggaatcagtcaccaggttttgctaccccatctgaaatATGCATGATGTAGGGAGTAGAAACCCCGATTtcagcgatttgtcacttactgggctgcttgctgtagttttgttaaaatcactattttatttgCTGCAGTTCTATCAGTTGTATAACCTCAccaacaccactgattgacagctgtttgcctatgcacagtgtacacagaaagctatcaatcagtggtgtgggggcGGGGGTTATACAGAGGTCATACATATGGAGGacaacatggcagcaggtttactagtccactTGGGACAATCTGCTGATAAATcagggattttattaaaactacagcaagcgGCCCAGtaagttatgctgctctcagcttaGGTTGCATCTGGTGTCAGGATTCCCTTTACAGAGAAACAATGTTTGATCTTCAATTTGAATCATAAGATCTCTGAAAAGGGGCATGTGATTTAGAATAAATAACTCCTGAGGAACAGGCTGATTCTCATGATCATTTTCTGAGCTGGTTAGAAATCATGTGACATCACAAAGGGCCTATGCAGGCATTTCATATatctgttttaaagggaaccggtcatgtaaaaaaaacaaaaaaaaaacaaaaaaaaa is a genomic window containing:
- the NDUFB3 gene encoding NADH dehydrogenase [ubiquinone] 1 beta subcomplex subunit 3 — its product is MGHGHEHHGPEKIPIPDYRRWKIEGTPLEDVQKKLAKKGLRDPWLRNEAWRFMGEFSKPITINQVIFKGFRWGFAAFVVALGVEYAFFPPKKTGGHH